Proteins encoded in a region of the Moritella marina ATCC 15381 genome:
- a CDS encoding DUF1329 domain-containing protein — translation MKVFNKAYSVAAISVAMAFSASTLAKVSEADAAKLGKELTPVGAVTAGNADGTIPAWTGGITNAILGTDFGKNDRVTNPFAEDKPQFVITAANVDKYKDNLTPGQLAMFKKYPDTYTMPVYETRRSFAQSDDIYDTIKGNALNATLADGGNGLNDFNITIPFPIPENGLEVIWNHITRYRGGHAERVITTIPVQRNGAYTAVKVEDKFYIPEALKGGRDAKKDDNILFYYMQRIIAPARLTGTIALVHETVDQVKEPRKAWIYNSGQRRVRRAPNVSYDGEGIGVEGSRTSDNYDMYNGAPDRYEWTLVGKKELYIPYNSYNLSSTDLEYKDIVKPGHINQAYTRYEKHRVWEVQAKVKDGQRHVYAQRNFFIDEDSWQAGVIDHYDARGNLWRVAEAHSVQYYNADVNWFAAETLYDVIAGRYLVTGLNNEERKGIQFDVKAKRKDFSTSALKRMGR, via the coding sequence ATGAAAGTGTTCAATAAAGCATATAGCGTAGCTGCCATTTCTGTGGCGATGGCATTCTCGGCATCAACTCTTGCGAAAGTGAGTGAAGCAGATGCGGCCAAACTAGGTAAAGAATTAACCCCCGTCGGTGCTGTTACTGCAGGTAATGCTGATGGCACTATTCCGGCATGGACAGGTGGCATTACTAATGCCATTCTTGGCACTGATTTTGGTAAAAACGATCGAGTAACTAACCCATTTGCTGAAGATAAACCGCAGTTTGTTATTACAGCTGCGAATGTGGATAAGTATAAAGATAACTTAACACCTGGTCAGTTAGCGATGTTTAAGAAGTACCCTGATACTTACACTATGCCTGTTTATGAAACACGACGTAGTTTCGCGCAATCAGATGATATTTATGACACGATTAAAGGCAATGCCCTTAATGCCACGTTAGCAGATGGCGGTAATGGTCTAAATGATTTTAATATTACGATCCCATTTCCGATTCCTGAAAACGGCTTAGAAGTTATCTGGAACCACATTACTCGTTACCGTGGTGGTCATGCAGAGCGTGTTATCACAACTATCCCTGTACAGCGTAATGGTGCGTATACCGCAGTTAAAGTAGAAGATAAATTTTATATCCCTGAAGCCCTAAAGGGCGGTCGTGATGCCAAGAAAGATGACAATATCTTGTTCTATTATATGCAGCGTATTATTGCACCTGCACGTTTAACAGGCACCATTGCACTTGTTCATGAAACTGTAGACCAGGTAAAAGAGCCCCGTAAAGCGTGGATCTATAACTCGGGTCAACGCCGTGTTCGTCGTGCGCCAAATGTATCGTATGATGGCGAAGGTATTGGCGTAGAAGGTTCACGGACGTCAGATAACTATGATATGTATAATGGTGCTCCTGATCGTTATGAATGGACTCTTGTAGGTAAGAAAGAGCTCTATATTCCATATAACTCTTATAACCTTTCTTCTACAGATCTTGAGTATAAAGATATTGTAAAGCCAGGTCATATTAATCAAGCATACACACGTTACGAGAAACACCGTGTGTGGGAAGTTCAAGCAAAAGTAAAAGACGGTCAACGTCATGTTTATGCACAGCGTAACTTCTTTATTGATGAAGACAGCTGGCAAGCAGGTGTTATCGACCACTATGACGCACGTGGCAACTTATGGCGCGTAGCTGAAGCACATTCTGTTCAGTATTATAATGCTGACGTGAACTGGTTTGCGGCAGAAACCTTGTATGACG
- a CDS encoding DUF1302 domain-containing protein: MKKTTQKKYFKTTPIALALIVSGYTAAPQAIEFNWGDVEGSFNSQITAGSSWRVEEQDAKNVGVGNGGLAGNTPTGDDGNLNYDKGDAFTQTIKGIHDLGLTYETEEGTTFGAFVRGKYWYDYALDQNDVHHGSGTNGYVANEPINDDDFNDLTKSKGVALLDAYIFTGFYLGDTAVDLRLGKQVVNWGESSFIQGGINAVNPVDAAAFRRPGAEVKEGLLPVNMIFANIGLTDNLSVEAFYQLEFEPTVIDSCGTYFSTADYLAEGCNTLVVDPGTGLTDKGLYDSGIYATRGTDEMASDDGQFGVAFKYYAESLNATEFGLYYMNYHSRLPYASAEAGEYNGAGSIGLPFIPIGTTPLPPGVDPATYNPNYHTVYPEDIQLFGLSFNTTVSEWAVSGEISHRLDMPLQINGADLLASALSDDPRSPLTPEYREANAGETVDGFHRYDYTQSQLTFIKFFDKALGTDRITTVAELGYGHVWDLPEGDDDIKYGRATVYGTSFDGVGIDDDGYTTTDSAGYRLAVKADYRNVFAGVDLAPSVAWSHDVYGYSPEPQGTFQEGRTGVNLALKADYLNMYSMSVSYTQFGGDFNPLSDRDYVSAAVGISF; this comes from the coding sequence AAAACTACCCCCATTGCGCTTGCACTTATCGTTTCAGGCTATACCGCAGCACCACAAGCGATTGAATTTAATTGGGGTGATGTTGAAGGTTCATTCAACTCGCAAATCACCGCAGGCTCAAGCTGGCGTGTTGAAGAACAAGATGCGAAGAATGTTGGTGTCGGTAATGGTGGTCTAGCTGGAAATACACCAACCGGTGATGATGGTAACTTAAATTACGACAAAGGCGATGCATTTACTCAAACAATCAAGGGTATTCATGATCTTGGTTTAACGTATGAAACCGAAGAAGGTACAACATTTGGTGCCTTTGTTCGTGGTAAGTATTGGTATGACTACGCATTAGATCAAAACGATGTGCATCACGGTAGTGGTACTAATGGTTATGTTGCCAATGAGCCAATTAATGATGATGATTTTAATGATTTAACTAAATCAAAAGGCGTTGCGTTACTTGATGCTTATATCTTTACTGGTTTTTACCTAGGTGATACAGCTGTTGATTTACGACTTGGTAAGCAAGTTGTTAACTGGGGTGAAAGCTCATTCATTCAAGGTGGTATTAACGCGGTTAATCCCGTGGATGCAGCCGCTTTCCGTCGCCCTGGTGCTGAAGTGAAAGAAGGTTTATTACCGGTTAATATGATTTTTGCCAATATAGGATTAACGGATAATTTAAGTGTTGAAGCTTTTTATCAATTAGAGTTTGAACCAACAGTGATTGATAGCTGTGGTACTTATTTCTCTACCGCGGATTATTTAGCCGAAGGTTGTAATACGTTAGTGGTGGATCCTGGAACTGGTTTGACAGATAAAGGTTTGTACGATTCTGGCATATATGCAACACGTGGAACTGATGAAATGGCCTCTGATGATGGTCAGTTTGGTGTGGCATTTAAGTACTATGCAGAAAGCCTAAACGCGACTGAATTTGGTTTGTATTATATGAATTATCATTCTCGCTTGCCTTATGCAAGTGCTGAAGCGGGTGAGTATAATGGCGCAGGCTCAATTGGCTTACCATTTATTCCAATTGGTACGACACCATTACCACCAGGTGTTGATCCTGCTACATATAATCCTAACTATCACACGGTTTATCCTGAAGACATTCAATTGTTTGGTCTTAGTTTTAATACAACCGTTTCAGAATGGGCTGTGTCTGGTGAAATCAGCCACCGTCTAGATATGCCATTACAAATAAATGGCGCAGACCTATTAGCATCGGCATTAAGTGATGACCCTCGTTCTCCGCTAACTCCTGAATATAGAGAAGCTAATGCGGGTGAAACAGTTGATGGTTTCCACCGTTATGACTATACCCAATCACAGTTAACATTTATTAAATTTTTCGATAAAGCCCTTGGTACAGACCGTATCACCACGGTTGCTGAATTAGGTTATGGCCACGTTTGGGATTTGCCTGAAGGCGATGATGATATTAAATATGGTCGTGCAACTGTATATGGTACTAGTTTTGATGGTGTCGGTATCGACGATGATGGCTATACAACAACAGACAGTGCCGGTTACCGTTTAGCTGTAAAAGCGGATTACCGTAATGTTTTCGCCGGTGTTGATTTAGCGCCATCAGTCGCTTGGTCACATGATGTATATGGTTACAGCCCTGAACCACAAGGTACTTTCCAAGAAGGTCGTACGGGTGTAAATCTAGCATTGAAGGCTGATTATTTAAACATGTACTCTATGTCGGTAAGTTATACTCAGTTCGGTGGTGATTTTAACCCATTGTCTGATCGTGATTACGTATCTGCTGCCGTTGGTATTTCATTCTAA